In one Bordetella pertussis 18323 genomic region, the following are encoded:
- a CDS encoding DUF418 domain-containing protein, with amino-acid sequence MNDGTAAQRLAHLDALRGFALFGILVVNIGVFASVYYGTGLPDPAFSRPLDQWVNVLVAVLFESKFYLLFSFLFGYSFTLQIDAAQRAGAAFAPRFLRRLAGLAVLGLAHAVLLYHGDILLTYAVLGALLLALRRTAPERALRWACWLALLAGLGWLALGVLSLMTPQDPATLALTQEDALAALQAYRGTIGTTIARHIHDLTHGVWMVVLLVQGPFVLAMFLAGLALGRRHALADPLAHPRLLRAVLAVGLPLGAAGAAVYAWSGLPGQPLGIDLIGLGAGMLTAPLLSASYAAALLLAMRRPAGARLARWLAPAGRMALTNYLLQSLVCAVLFTAWGLRWVGTLAPLSVLGLAVLVFALQLPWSAWWLRRHAYGPVEWLLRALTLARWPAWRIEPPPPAARR; translated from the coding sequence GTGAACGACGGCACCGCCGCGCAGCGCCTGGCCCATCTGGACGCGCTGCGCGGCTTCGCGCTGTTCGGCATCCTGGTCGTCAACATCGGTGTGTTCGCCTCGGTCTACTACGGTACCGGGCTGCCCGATCCGGCGTTCTCGCGGCCGCTGGACCAGTGGGTCAACGTGCTGGTGGCCGTGCTGTTCGAATCCAAGTTCTACCTGCTGTTTTCGTTCCTGTTCGGCTACAGCTTCACCTTGCAGATCGACGCGGCGCAGCGGGCCGGCGCGGCCTTCGCGCCGCGCTTCCTGCGCCGGCTGGCCGGTCTGGCGGTCCTGGGGCTGGCGCATGCGGTGCTGCTGTACCACGGCGACATCCTGTTGACGTACGCCGTGCTGGGCGCGCTATTGCTGGCCTTGCGCCGCACGGCGCCCGAACGGGCGCTGCGCTGGGCCTGCTGGCTGGCGCTGCTCGCCGGGCTGGGCTGGCTGGCGCTGGGCGTGCTCAGCCTCATGACGCCGCAGGATCCCGCCACGCTGGCGCTGACGCAGGAGGACGCGCTGGCGGCGCTGCAGGCCTACCGCGGCACCATAGGCACCACGATCGCGCGGCACATCCATGATTTGACCCATGGCGTCTGGATGGTGGTGCTGTTGGTGCAGGGGCCGTTCGTGCTGGCGATGTTCCTGGCCGGCCTGGCGCTGGGCCGGCGCCATGCGCTGGCCGACCCGCTGGCGCATCCGCGCCTGTTGCGCGCCGTGCTGGCCGTGGGTTTGCCGCTGGGCGCGGCGGGCGCCGCCGTCTATGCCTGGAGCGGCTTGCCCGGCCAGCCGCTGGGCATCGATCTCATCGGCCTGGGCGCGGGCATGCTGACCGCGCCGTTGTTGAGCGCTTCGTACGCGGCCGCGCTGCTGCTGGCGATGCGCCGCCCGGCGGGGGCGCGGCTGGCGCGCTGGCTGGCGCCGGCCGGGCGCATGGCGCTCACCAATTATCTGCTGCAATCGCTGGTCTGTGCGGTGCTGTTCACGGCCTGGGGGTTGCGCTGGGTCGGCACCCTGGCGCCGCTTTCCGTGCTGGGACTGGCCGTGCTGGTGTTCGCGCTGCAGCTGCCGTGGTCGGCATGGTGGCTGCGCCGCCATGCGTATGGGCCGGTAGAGTGGCTGCTGCGCGCGCTGACGCTGGCGCGCTGGCCGGCATGGCGGATCGAGCCGCCGCCGCCGGCCGCACGCCGCTAG
- a CDS encoding IS481-like element IS481 family transposase — protein MNTHKHARLTFLRRLEMVQQLIAHQVCVPEAARAYGVTAPTVRKWLGRFLAQGQAGLADASSRPTVSPRAIAPAKALAIVELRRKRLTQARIAQALGVSASTVSRVLARAGLSHLADLEPAEPVVRYEHQAPGDLLHIDIKKLGRIQRPGHRVTGNRRDTVEGAGWDFVFVAIDDHARVAFTDIHPDERFPSAVQFLKDAVAYYQRLGVTIQRLLTDNGSAFRSRAFAALCHELGIKHRFTRPYRPQTNGKAERFIQSALREWAYAHTYQNSQHRADAMKSWLHHYNWHRPHQGIGRAVPISRLNLDEYNLLTVHT, from the coding sequence ATGAACACCCATAAGCATGCCCGATTGACCTTCCTACGTCGACTCGAAATGGTCCAGCAATTGATCGCCCATCAAGTTTGTGTGCCTGAAGCGGCCCGCGCCTATGGGGTCACCGCGCCGACTGTGCGCAAATGGCTGGGCCGCTTCCTGGCTCAGGGCCAGGCGGGCTTGGCCGATGCGTCCTCGCGCCCGACGGTCTCGCCCCGAGCGATTGCGCCGGCCAAGGCGCTGGCTATCGTGGAGCTGCGCCGCAAGCGGCTGACCCAAGCGCGCATCGCCCAGGCGCTGGGCGTGTCAGCCAGCACCGTCAGCCGCGTCCTGGCCCGCGCCGGTCTGTCGCACCTGGCCGACCTGGAGCCGGCCGAGCCGGTGGTGCGCTACGAGCATCAGGCCCCCGGCGATCTGCTGCACATCGACATCAAGAAGCTGGGACGTATCCAGCGCCCTGGCCACCGGGTCACGGGCAACCGACGCGATACCGTTGAGGGGGCCGGCTGGGACTTCGTCTTCGTGGCCATCGATGACCACGCCCGCGTGGCCTTCACCGACATCCACCCCGACGAGCGCTTCCCCAGCGCCGTCCAGTTCCTCAAGGACGCAGTGGCCTACTACCAGCGCCTGGGCGTGACCATCCAGCGCTTGCTCACCGACAATGGCTCGGCCTTTCGCAGCCGCGCCTTCGCCGCGCTGTGCCATGAGCTGGGCATCAAGCACCGCTTTACCCGACCTTACCGCCCACAGACCAATGGCAAGGCCGAACGCTTCATCCAGTCGGCCTTGCGTGAGTGGGCTTACGCTCACACCTACCAGAACTCCCAACACCGAGCCGATGCCATGAAATCCTGGCTACACCACTACAACTGGCATCGACCCCACCAAGGCATCGGGCGCGCTGTACCCATCTCCAGACTCAACCTGGACGAATACAACCTATTGACAGTTCACACCTAG
- a CDS encoding MurR/RpiR family transcriptional regulator: MFFIFSEIYHVFFILFRAMPPTPAPSMLETLQSLLDDLPAELQRAARWVAAHPAEVGLWSMRRQAQAVGVAPATMLRLARAAGCGSYEDFRAPFQQALTAAGGSGWRDRAAELQAAQDAGAAPGHDVLTGLQTQAIGSIRALNPPAAFDAAARTLLAAGQVGFLGTRSAFGIAHQMRYAYQLVRRNGLLIDGLGGAPAEQIDNLQAGDALVAISQAPYPAATVHLARQASQRGVTVVALTDDPLSPLALEAGHVLLFARPERERVYAEPAQRGPGSFFHTTAGLLGLAEHLIARLAACGGETALARLAEIEARLQAEQVYWSPAHARRDKARPGRGMPREAA, translated from the coding sequence ATGTTTTTTATTTTTAGCGAGATATATCATGTGTTTTTTATCCTGTTTCGCGCCATGCCCCCCACCCCTGCCCCGTCCATGCTGGAAACCCTCCAGTCATTGCTCGACGACCTGCCCGCCGAACTGCAGCGCGCCGCTCGCTGGGTGGCCGCGCACCCGGCCGAAGTCGGCCTGTGGTCGATGCGCCGGCAGGCCCAGGCCGTGGGCGTGGCGCCAGCCACCATGCTGCGCCTGGCGCGGGCGGCAGGCTGCGGCAGCTACGAAGACTTCCGCGCACCCTTCCAGCAGGCGCTGACCGCCGCCGGCGGGTCGGGATGGCGCGACCGCGCCGCGGAACTGCAAGCGGCGCAGGACGCCGGCGCCGCGCCCGGCCATGACGTACTGACGGGATTGCAGACCCAGGCCATCGGCTCGATCCGGGCGCTCAACCCGCCGGCCGCCTTCGATGCCGCGGCCAGGACCCTGCTGGCCGCCGGCCAGGTCGGCTTCCTGGGCACCCGCTCGGCGTTCGGCATCGCGCACCAGATGCGCTACGCCTACCAACTGGTACGCCGCAATGGCCTGCTGATCGACGGGCTGGGCGGCGCGCCGGCCGAACAGATCGACAACCTGCAGGCCGGCGACGCGCTGGTGGCGATTTCGCAGGCCCCCTACCCGGCAGCCACGGTGCACCTGGCGCGCCAGGCCAGCCAGCGCGGCGTGACCGTCGTGGCGCTCACCGACGACCCGCTCTCGCCCCTGGCGCTGGAGGCCGGCCATGTGCTGCTGTTCGCGCGGCCCGAACGCGAACGGGTCTATGCCGAGCCGGCCCAGCGCGGTCCGGGCTCGTTCTTTCACACCACCGCCGGACTGCTGGGCCTGGCCGAGCACCTGATCGCCCGCCTGGCCGCGTGCGGCGGCGAGACCGCCCTGGCGCGCCTGGCCGAAATCGAGGCGCGCCTGCAGGCCGAGCAGGTGTACTGGTCGCCGGCGCACGCGCGCCGCGACAAGGCGCGGCCTGGCCGCGGCATGCCGCGGGAAGCGGCATGA
- the parC gene encoding DNA topoisomerase IV subunit A, translating to MSDSNQPGLFDGGATDPHEAITLGRYAEQAYLDYAVSVVRGRALPDVGDGQKPVQRRILYAMQAMGLAAGAKPVKSARVVGDVLGKYHPHGDQAAYDAMVRMAQDFSLRYPLIDGHGNFGSRDGDNAAAMRYTEARLTPFSKLLLDELEEGTVDFVPNYDGSQQEPAMLPARLPVMLLNGASGIAVGMATEIPSHNLREVAQACVALIRNPKLPQEELLALVPGPDFAGGGQIITPAADIAQIYATGRGSLKARARWQFEEMARGQWQLVVTELPPGTSGQKVLEEIEEITNPKVRAGKKSLSAEQQQAKAVMLSLLDAVRDESGKDAAVRLVFEPKTSRVDRDEFVNTLLAQTSMESNVPVNVVCIGTDGRPRQKSLRDVLEEWVAFRTDTVVRRTRHRLDKVLDRIHVLEGRMVVYLNVDEVIQTIREAEEPRAALMARFGLTERQAEDILEMRLRQLARLEGIKIEQELAGKREEQLRLQDLLDNPGSLKRLLIKEIEGDAKQYGDDRRTLIETAERAVLETKVVDEPVTVIVSQKGWLRARQGHGHDAGQFSFKQGDDLYGAFECRTTDTLIAVGDNGRVYSVAVSGLPSARGDGQPVTTMIDLEAGTRIVHTIAAAPDSRWLLATRRGFGFAARLSDMSSRQRAGKQFITLEKGDELLRPVPLFEGATQLALLSAKGKFLVFDLDEVKSLSGGGRGTILMGLDTADKLDQTVPIGAAGLRAAGIYRNKQTEDILAGAALAPYVGKRARKGRQLNVRPRQPVLSPVF from the coding sequence ATGAGCGACAGCAATCAACCGGGCCTGTTCGACGGTGGCGCCACCGATCCCCACGAAGCCATCACCCTGGGCCGCTATGCCGAGCAGGCCTACCTGGACTACGCCGTGTCCGTGGTGCGCGGCCGCGCCCTGCCCGATGTGGGCGACGGCCAGAAACCGGTGCAGCGCCGCATCCTGTACGCGATGCAGGCCATGGGGCTGGCGGCAGGCGCCAAGCCGGTGAAGTCGGCGCGCGTGGTCGGCGACGTGCTGGGCAAGTACCACCCGCACGGCGACCAGGCCGCCTATGACGCCATGGTCCGGATGGCGCAGGACTTCTCGCTGCGCTATCCCCTGATCGACGGCCATGGCAACTTCGGCTCGCGCGACGGCGACAACGCGGCGGCCATGCGTTATACCGAAGCGCGCCTGACGCCGTTCTCCAAGCTGCTGCTCGACGAGCTGGAGGAGGGCACGGTCGACTTCGTGCCGAACTACGACGGCAGCCAGCAGGAGCCGGCCATGCTGCCGGCGCGCCTGCCCGTGATGCTGCTCAACGGCGCCTCGGGCATCGCCGTGGGCATGGCCACCGAGATTCCCTCGCACAACCTGCGCGAGGTGGCGCAGGCCTGCGTGGCGCTGATCCGCAATCCCAAGCTGCCGCAGGAAGAGCTGCTGGCGCTGGTGCCGGGCCCGGATTTCGCCGGGGGCGGCCAGATCATCACCCCGGCGGCCGATATCGCGCAGATCTACGCCACCGGGCGCGGCTCGCTGAAGGCGCGCGCGCGCTGGCAGTTCGAGGAAATGGCGCGCGGGCAGTGGCAGCTGGTGGTGACCGAGCTGCCGCCGGGCACCTCGGGCCAGAAGGTGCTGGAAGAGATCGAGGAAATCACCAATCCGAAGGTGCGCGCGGGCAAGAAGAGCCTTTCGGCCGAGCAGCAGCAGGCCAAGGCGGTCATGCTCAGCCTGCTCGACGCGGTGCGCGACGAGTCCGGCAAGGACGCGGCGGTGCGGCTGGTGTTCGAGCCCAAGACCTCGCGCGTCGATCGCGACGAATTCGTCAACACCTTGCTGGCGCAGACCAGCATGGAAAGCAACGTGCCGGTCAACGTGGTGTGCATCGGCACCGATGGCCGGCCGCGCCAGAAGAGCCTGCGCGACGTGCTGGAAGAGTGGGTGGCGTTTCGCACCGATACGGTGGTGCGCCGCACGCGCCATCGCCTGGACAAGGTGCTCGACCGCATCCATGTGCTGGAAGGGCGCATGGTGGTCTACCTCAATGTCGACGAGGTCATCCAGACCATTCGCGAGGCCGAGGAGCCGCGCGCCGCGCTGATGGCGCGTTTCGGGCTGACCGAGCGCCAGGCCGAGGACATCCTGGAAATGCGCCTGCGCCAGCTGGCGCGCCTGGAAGGCATCAAGATCGAACAGGAACTGGCCGGCAAGCGCGAAGAACAGCTGCGCCTGCAGGACCTGCTGGACAACCCGGGCTCGCTCAAGCGCCTGCTCATCAAGGAAATCGAGGGCGACGCCAAGCAGTACGGCGACGACCGCCGCACCCTGATCGAAACCGCCGAGCGCGCGGTGCTCGAGACCAAGGTGGTCGACGAGCCCGTCACGGTGATCGTGTCGCAGAAAGGCTGGCTGCGCGCCCGCCAGGGCCACGGCCATGATGCCGGGCAATTCAGCTTCAAGCAGGGCGACGACCTGTACGGCGCCTTCGAGTGCCGCACCACCGATACCCTGATCGCGGTGGGCGACAACGGCCGCGTCTATTCGGTGGCCGTATCCGGCCTGCCGTCGGCGCGTGGCGATGGCCAGCCGGTCACCACCATGATCGATCTCGAGGCCGGCACGCGCATCGTGCACACCATCGCGGCGGCGCCCGACAGCCGCTGGTTGTTGGCCACGCGGCGCGGCTTCGGTTTTGCCGCCCGGCTCAGCGACATGAGCAGCCGCCAGCGCGCTGGCAAGCAGTTCATCACCCTGGAGAAGGGCGATGAGCTGTTGCGGCCGGTTCCGCTGTTCGAGGGGGCGACCCAGCTGGCGCTGCTGTCGGCCAAGGGCAAGTTCCTGGTGTTCGACCTGGACGAGGTCAAGAGCCTGTCGGGCGGCGGGCGCGGCACCATCCTGATGGGGCTGGACACCGCCGACAAGCTGGACCAGACCGTGCCGATCGGCGCGGCCGGCCTGCGCGCCGCCGGCATCTACCGCAACAAGCAGACCGAGGACATCCTGGCCGGCGCCGCGCTCGCGCCGTACGTCGGCAAGCGCGCCCGCAAGGGCCGGCAACTGAACGTGCGTCCCAGGCAGCCGGTGCTGTCGCCGGTGTTCTGA
- a CDS encoding TAXI family TRAP transporter solute-binding subunit, with protein sequence MGKSVKHTLGHRKAFSLAAACAAVALAWAAPTPAAAQQKFVSIGTGGVTGVYYAAGGAICRLVNKDRASHGVRCSVESTGGSVFNVNTIKAGELDLGVVQSDVGFNAYNGEGQFKQGGAYKKLRSVFSIHPEPFTVLARKEAGIKSFEDFKGKRFNVGNPGSGTRASMEELLASMGWTLKDFSLASELRPDEHGPALCDGKIDGFFYGVGHPSANIQDPTTTCGAQLVSLTGPAVDKLVDKYPYYALATIPGGLYPNNPQDTKTYGVTATFVTSEDVPEQTVYLVVKAVFDNFEDFKKLHPAFANLKAADMVKNGLSAPLHPGAQKYFKEKGLL encoded by the coding sequence ATGGGCAAGTCAGTCAAACACACCTTGGGCCACCGCAAAGCCTTCAGCCTGGCCGCCGCCTGCGCCGCCGTGGCGCTGGCGTGGGCCGCGCCCACGCCAGCGGCGGCCCAGCAGAAGTTCGTCAGCATCGGCACCGGCGGGGTGACCGGCGTGTACTACGCCGCCGGCGGCGCGATCTGCCGCCTGGTCAACAAGGACCGCGCCAGCCATGGCGTGCGCTGCTCGGTCGAATCGACCGGCGGCTCGGTGTTCAACGTCAACACCATCAAGGCCGGCGAACTGGACCTGGGCGTGGTGCAATCGGACGTCGGCTTCAATGCCTACAACGGCGAAGGCCAGTTCAAGCAAGGCGGCGCGTACAAGAAGCTGCGCTCGGTGTTCTCCATCCACCCCGAGCCCTTTACCGTGCTGGCCCGCAAGGAAGCCGGCATCAAGTCGTTCGAGGACTTCAAGGGCAAGCGCTTCAACGTCGGCAACCCGGGCTCGGGCACGCGCGCCTCGATGGAAGAGCTGCTGGCCAGCATGGGCTGGACGCTGAAGGACTTCTCGCTGGCCTCCGAACTGCGCCCCGACGAACACGGGCCGGCGCTGTGCGACGGGAAGATCGACGGTTTCTTCTACGGCGTGGGCCACCCCTCGGCCAACATCCAGGACCCCACCACGACCTGCGGCGCGCAACTCGTGTCGCTGACCGGCCCGGCGGTCGACAAGCTGGTCGACAAGTATCCGTATTACGCGCTCGCCACCATCCCCGGCGGCCTGTATCCCAATAATCCGCAAGACACCAAGACCTACGGCGTGACGGCCACCTTCGTCACCTCCGAGGATGTGCCCGAGCAGACGGTGTACCTGGTGGTCAAGGCCGTCTTCGACAACTTCGAGGACTTCAAGAAACTGCACCCGGCCTTCGCCAACCTGAAGGCCGCCGACATGGTCAAGAACGGCCTGTCCGCGCCGCTGCACCCGGGCGCCCAGAAGTACTTCAAGGAAAAGGGCCTGCTGTAG
- a CDS encoding TRAP transporter fused permease subunit: MKNESSTTTADLEQLVAEADRGGRHAGGVAGATLAAGALVWSLFQLWYASPLPFSLHWGVFNDTEARALHLGTAMFLGYLAYPATKRSARDRMPWYDWVLALAAGFCGAYLYLFYNELAIRPGQPTSMDVATAVAGLLLLLEVTRRALGLPMTVLGAVFVLYALAGPWLPDVLAHRGASIERLMSHMWLTTEGVYGVALGVSVSYIFIFVLLGSLLDKCGAGNYMMQVSFALLGHLRGGPAKVAVVSSAVNGLVSASSVANVVTGGIFTIPLMKKAGYGGVRAGAIETASSVNGQIMPPVMGAAAFLMIEYVGIPYTDIIRHAILPASISYIALFYSVHLEALKLGIEPMMAAGKPRTPLQKLAGWGMGISGTLIAMGLVYWIGVGVQAVAGAAAIWILLAMLVALNIWLLRVAARHPDLPTEIDVNHPVRPEPWPTVRAGLHFLIPIGILVWCLSVEELSAGLSAFWAAAAMLLQMVTQRPLTAWFRGQAIAPAALLGWRDAIGGLQDGARNMIGIAIACGTAGLIVGAITLTGLGLRMTAFVELVSMGNVLLMLIFTAIVCLILGLGMPTTANYILMATLMAPVVVELGAQNGLIIPLIAVHMFVFYYGIMADITPPVGLATFAAAAISGADPIKTGVQGVTYALRTAVLPFMFVFNPLLLLIDVNSWTELILVAGSATLASLTFASATLGWFRVRCTMLEIVVLLAVTFMLFRPDWLLDQVSERYQARPAAEVVQTAAALPHNGRLVAVLRGINLEGDELTKTVAVALPALDEGETLQGEAAGRKRLTDAGLTIVALGDQVQIGGVRFGSTARRAGWEQGWDVLELRVPNPARPAEFWAYLPGLVLLALVWFAQGRRQRAAAR, translated from the coding sequence ATGAAAAACGAGTCGTCCACTACGACCGCAGACCTCGAGCAATTGGTCGCCGAAGCCGACCGCGGCGGCCGCCATGCCGGCGGCGTGGCCGGCGCCACGCTGGCCGCCGGCGCCCTGGTCTGGTCGCTGTTCCAGCTCTGGTATGCCTCGCCGCTGCCTTTCTCGCTGCACTGGGGCGTCTTCAACGATACCGAGGCGCGCGCGCTGCACCTGGGCACCGCCATGTTCCTGGGCTATCTCGCCTACCCCGCGACCAAGCGCTCGGCGCGCGACCGCATGCCCTGGTACGACTGGGTGCTGGCCCTGGCCGCCGGGTTCTGCGGCGCCTACCTGTACCTGTTCTACAACGAGCTGGCCATCCGGCCGGGCCAGCCCACCTCCATGGACGTGGCCACCGCCGTGGCCGGCCTGCTGTTGCTGCTGGAAGTCACCCGCCGCGCGCTGGGCCTGCCCATGACCGTGCTGGGCGCCGTGTTCGTCCTGTACGCCCTGGCCGGCCCGTGGCTGCCCGATGTGCTCGCGCACCGCGGCGCCTCCATCGAACGCCTGATGTCGCACATGTGGCTGACCACCGAAGGGGTTTACGGCGTGGCGCTCGGCGTGTCGGTGTCGTACATCTTCATCTTCGTGCTGCTGGGCTCGCTGCTGGACAAATGCGGCGCGGGCAACTACATGATGCAGGTCTCGTTCGCCCTGCTGGGCCACCTGCGCGGCGGCCCGGCCAAGGTCGCCGTGGTGTCCTCGGCGGTCAACGGCCTGGTATCGGCCTCGTCGGTCGCCAACGTGGTGACCGGCGGCATCTTCACCATCCCGCTGATGAAAAAGGCCGGCTACGGCGGCGTGCGCGCCGGCGCCATCGAAACGGCCTCGTCGGTCAACGGCCAGATCATGCCGCCGGTCATGGGCGCGGCCGCCTTCCTGATGATCGAGTACGTGGGCATTCCCTACACCGACATCATTCGCCACGCGATCCTGCCGGCCTCGATCTCGTACATCGCGCTGTTCTACAGCGTGCACCTGGAAGCGCTCAAGCTGGGCATCGAGCCCATGATGGCCGCCGGCAAGCCGCGCACGCCGCTGCAGAAGCTGGCCGGCTGGGGCATGGGCATCAGCGGCACGCTGATCGCGATGGGCCTGGTCTACTGGATCGGCGTGGGCGTGCAGGCGGTGGCCGGCGCGGCCGCGATCTGGATCCTGCTGGCCATGCTGGTGGCGCTGAACATATGGCTGCTGCGCGTCGCCGCGCGCCACCCCGACCTGCCCACCGAGATCGACGTCAACCATCCGGTGCGCCCCGAGCCATGGCCGACGGTGCGCGCCGGCCTGCACTTTCTCATCCCCATCGGCATCCTGGTGTGGTGCCTGAGCGTCGAGGAGCTGTCGGCGGGCCTGTCGGCGTTCTGGGCGGCCGCGGCGATGCTGCTGCAAATGGTGACCCAGCGCCCCCTGACCGCCTGGTTCCGCGGCCAGGCGATCGCGCCCGCCGCCCTGCTGGGATGGCGGGACGCCATCGGCGGCCTGCAGGACGGCGCGCGCAACATGATAGGCATCGCCATTGCGTGCGGCACCGCCGGCCTGATCGTTGGCGCCATCACGCTGACCGGCCTGGGCCTGCGCATGACGGCCTTCGTCGAGCTGGTGTCGATGGGCAACGTGCTGCTGATGCTGATCTTCACGGCCATCGTCTGCCTGATCCTCGGCCTGGGCATGCCCACCACGGCGAACTACATCCTGATGGCCACCCTGATGGCGCCGGTGGTGGTCGAGCTGGGGGCGCAGAACGGGCTCATCATCCCGCTGATCGCCGTGCACATGTTCGTGTTCTATTACGGCATCATGGCCGACATCACGCCGCCGGTGGGCCTGGCCACCTTCGCCGCCGCGGCGATCTCGGGCGCAGACCCGATCAAGACGGGCGTCCAGGGCGTGACCTACGCGCTGCGCACGGCCGTGCTGCCGTTCATGTTCGTGTTCAACCCGCTGCTGCTGCTGATCGACGTCAACTCGTGGACCGAGCTGATACTGGTGGCGGGCAGCGCCACGCTGGCTTCGCTGACCTTCGCCTCGGCAACGCTGGGCTGGTTCCGCGTACGCTGCACGATGCTGGAGATCGTCGTGCTGCTGGCTGTCACGTTCATGCTGTTCCGGCCCGACTGGCTGCTGGACCAGGTATCCGAGCGCTACCAGGCGCGGCCGGCCGCCGAGGTGGTGCAGACCGCCGCGGCGCTGCCCCACAACGGACGCCTGGTCGCCGTGCTGCGCGGCATCAACCTGGAAGGCGACGAGCTGACCAAGACCGTGGCGGTGGCGCTGCCGGCCCTGGACGAAGGCGAAACCCTGCAGGGCGAGGCCGCCGGCCGCAAGCGGCTGACCGACGCCGGCCTGACCATCGTCGCGCTGGGCGACCAGGTGCAGATCGGCGGCGTGCGCTTCGGCAGCACCGCGCGCCGCGCCGGCTGGGAACAGGGCTGGGACGTCCTCGAACTGCGCGTGCCCAATCCCGCGCGTCCGGCGGAATTCTGGGCCTATCTGCCCGGGCTCGTACTGCTGGCCCTGGTGTGGTTCGCCCAGGGGCGCCGCCAGCGCGCGGCGGCGCGCTAG
- a CDS encoding aspartate aminotransferase family protein: protein MSTTHVLHRSLRHTPPVAVRGEGVWLYDQAGRAYLDGSGGAAVSCLGHNHPDVRAAMHAQIDALAYAHTGFFSTEIAERLADRLVADAPAGTSHAYFVSGGSEAIEAALKMARQYFVEIGQPQRRHLVARRQSYHGNTLGALAVGGNEWRRAQFAPLLIDVAHVAPCYAYRDQREDESAEQYGERLARELEDTFQRLGPDTVIAFVAEPVVGATAGALTAVPGYFRRIREICDRYGILMIADEVMCGMGRTGTLYAVEQEEIVPDLITIAKGLGGGYQPIGAVMAQGRIVDAMSKGSGFFQHGHTYLGHATACAASLAVQEVIRRDGLLARVRQQGDGLRQRLMQALGAHPHVGDIRGRGLFLGVELVRDRATKATFDPELALHARVKREAMARGLMVYPMGGTIDGRHGDHVLVAPPFIIADDELDQLVERLAGAIDAAIAQTRA from the coding sequence ATGAGCACTACCCACGTCCTTCATCGCTCCTTGCGCCATACTCCGCCGGTCGCCGTGCGCGGCGAAGGCGTCTGGCTGTACGACCAGGCCGGCCGCGCCTACCTCGACGGTTCGGGCGGCGCGGCCGTCTCGTGCCTGGGCCACAACCACCCCGACGTGCGGGCCGCCATGCACGCGCAGATCGATGCGCTGGCCTATGCGCACACGGGCTTTTTTTCCACCGAGATCGCCGAGCGCCTGGCCGACCGCCTGGTAGCCGACGCGCCGGCCGGCACCAGCCATGCCTATTTCGTCTCGGGCGGCTCCGAGGCGATCGAGGCGGCCCTGAAGATGGCGCGCCAGTACTTCGTGGAGATCGGGCAGCCGCAGCGCCGCCACCTGGTGGCGCGCCGCCAGAGCTACCACGGCAATACGCTGGGCGCCCTGGCGGTGGGCGGCAACGAATGGCGGCGCGCCCAGTTCGCGCCGCTGCTGATCGACGTGGCGCACGTTGCGCCGTGCTATGCCTACCGCGACCAGCGCGAGGACGAAAGCGCCGAGCAGTACGGCGAACGGCTGGCGCGCGAACTGGAGGACACTTTCCAGCGGCTGGGCCCGGACACCGTCATCGCCTTCGTGGCCGAGCCCGTGGTGGGCGCCACCGCCGGCGCGCTGACCGCCGTGCCCGGATACTTCCGCCGCATCCGCGAGATCTGCGACCGCTACGGCATCCTGATGATCGCCGACGAAGTGATGTGCGGCATGGGCCGCACGGGCACGCTGTACGCCGTCGAGCAAGAGGAGATCGTGCCCGACCTGATCACCATCGCCAAGGGCCTGGGCGGCGGCTACCAGCCGATCGGCGCCGTCATGGCGCAAGGCCGCATCGTCGACGCCATGAGCAAGGGCAGCGGCTTCTTCCAGCACGGCCATACCTACCTGGGCCACGCGACCGCCTGCGCGGCGTCGCTGGCGGTGCAGGAAGTGATCCGCCGCGACGGCCTGCTGGCGCGCGTGCGCCAGCAAGGCGACGGGCTGCGCCAGCGCCTGATGCAGGCGCTGGGCGCACATCCGCACGTGGGAGATATCCGCGGGCGCGGCCTGTTCCTGGGCGTGGAGCTGGTGCGCGACCGCGCCACCAAGGCGACCTTCGATCCCGAACTGGCCCTGCACGCACGCGTCAAGCGCGAGGCTATGGCGCGCGGCCTGATGGTCTATCCGATGGGCGGGACCATCGACGGCCGCCACGGCGACCATGTGCTCGTGGCGCCGCCGTTCATCATCGCCGACGACGAACTGGACCAGCTCGTCGAGCGGCTGGCCGGCGCCATCGACGCGGCCATCGCGCAGACGCGCGCCTGA